The proteins below come from a single Papaver somniferum cultivar HN1 chromosome 11, ASM357369v1, whole genome shotgun sequence genomic window:
- the LOC113320697 gene encoding transcription factor bHLH66-like yields the protein MASLRNCLTSSSSQSSLQEQQQQIQNSSNQMQGGFDHPTNHDDFLDQMLCNLPSWSELKSPWELSTSNSSQNPPKLFNIPIGGGKSENHQENDNNNLHYPSCDDSTVLASRLRQHHIGNTSPKSIVHLQQQLLLAGGANGGGGMSRSPSTGSGMGGGGDPALFPLPLTLGSNGGGESSDDAPFKSSNSAGGGEGSVQALFNGIAGGISRSGSQQHFQSGSISTPNFGGTQATGINQAPSAGGSASGGGVTAPARQKVRARRGQATDPHSIAERLRRERIAERMKALQELVPNANKTDKASMLDEIIDYVKFLQLQVKVLSMSRLGGASAVAPPAADISSEGDQGRNSNGAQNASNDSLSVTEHQVAKLMEEDMGSAMQYLQGKGLCLMPISLATAISTATAHSRHTTSNNPILASNVDGPLSPNLSALTVQSATLGPGGLLPGGEAGKDVSSVYKP from the exons ATGGCCTCATTGAGAAACTGTTtgacctcatcatcatcacaatcttcacttcaagaacaacaacaacagatccAAAATTCTTCTAATCAGATGCAAGGAGGTTTTGATCATCCAACTAATCACGATGATTTTCTTGATCAAATGCTTTGCAATCTTCCTTCTTGGTCTGAACTTAAATCTCCATGGGAGCTCAGTACTAGTAATTCTTCCCAAAACCCACCTAAACTCTTCAACATACCAATTGGTGGTGGAAAGTCAGAAAATCATCaagaaaatgataataataatcttCATTATCCTTCTTGTGATGATTCAACTGTATTAGCTTCAAGATTACGACAACATCATATTGGTAATACTTCACCAAAGTCCATTGTTCATCTCCAACAACAATTACTACTTGCTGGTGGtgctaatggtggtggtggtatgtCGAGATCTCCATCTACTGGTTCTGGTATGGGTGGAGGTGGTGATCCTGCTCTTTTCCCATTACCTTTAACTCTCGGGAGCAACGGTGGTGGTGAATCTTCTGATGATGCTCCGTTCAAATCTTCCAATTCTGCT GGGGGAGGTGAGGGTTCAGTTCAAGCACTCTTCAATGGAATTGCAGGAGGGATTTCACGATCAGGAAGTCAACAGCATTTTCAG AGTGGTTCAATTTCGACACCAAATTTCGGAGGAACACAAGCAACAGGAATAAATCAAGCTCCATCTGCAGGTGGGTCGGCTTCCGGTGGTGGTGTTACAGCCCCGGCTAGACAAAAAGTTAGAGCACGAAGAGGACAAGCAACAGATCCTCACAGTATCGCCGAAAGA TTACGGAGGGAGAGAATCGCAGAAAGAATGAAAGCTCTGCAGGAATTGGTACCCAATGCCAATAAG ACAGACAAAGCTTCAATGCTGGATGAAATCATCGACTATGTGAAATTCTTGCAACTTCAAGTCAAG GTTCTGAGCATGAGCAGACTGGGTGGTGCTTCTGCTGTTGCGCCTCCTGCGGCTGACATTTCCTCTGAG GGTGATCAAGGAAGGAACAGTAATGGAGCACAAAATGCATCAAACGATAGTTTATCGGTGACGGAACATCAAGTTGCTAAGTTAATGGAAGAAGACATGGGTTCAGCTATGCAGTATTTGCAAGGAAAGGGTCTCTGTTTGATGCCCATATCATTAGCTACTGCAATTTCTACGGCAACTGCTCACTCTAGACATACGACCAGCAATAACCCGATTTTGGCATCCAACGTTGACGGTCCTTTGTCGCCAAACCTGTCTGCGCTAACAGTACAATCAGCTACTTTGGGTCCTGGAGGATTATTACCTGGAGGTGAGGCTGGAAAAGATGTGTCTTCAGTTTATAAACCATGA